From Solidesulfovibrio carbinoliphilus subsp. oakridgensis, the proteins below share one genomic window:
- a CDS encoding L-serine ammonia-lyase codes for MAAIDLSIFDLFKIGPGPSSSHTIGPMKAGCDFLRLVRELPPETLDAATRIEIVLYGSLSATGRGHGTDRAVVAGLLGQVPEHCAPAFLDELARSPHTRRALDLGSKILEISTGDVAFGPLEHDFPHNNALAIRLLGPEESAAPLAERIYFSIGGGFVQYAGQPAPTRREPVHPYATMADIKRLVAEHDIGLHKLMLENEMAVTGAGQAAILAGLDAVLGAMDAAVAAGLATEGVLPGPLGLSRKAKRLLERSSRSQRQPHDSALTRLIAFAFAAAEENAAGHVIVTAPTCGAAGIIPAVARFMRTYLELAEHSIREGLLAAAAVGFLAKHNATIAGAEGGCQAEIGVASAMAAAMLAHGMGYGVRVMENAAETALEHHLGMTCDPVGGYVQIPCIERNAMGAVKAYAAYLIASDEMLAHHKVGLDQAIEAMQATGRDMNCKYKETAQGGLAVSVIAC; via the coding sequence TTGGCTGCAATCGATCTCAGTATTTTCGATCTGTTCAAGATCGGTCCCGGGCCGTCAAGCTCCCACACCATCGGCCCCATGAAAGCCGGCTGCGATTTTCTGCGTCTTGTCCGGGAACTGCCGCCCGAGACCCTGGACGCGGCCACGCGCATCGAAATCGTGCTTTACGGCAGCCTTTCGGCCACGGGCAGGGGACACGGCACGGACAGGGCCGTGGTGGCAGGCTTGTTGGGGCAGGTCCCTGAACACTGCGCCCCGGCCTTTCTCGACGAACTGGCCCGAAGCCCCCACACCCGCCGCGCCCTGGATCTGGGGTCGAAGATCCTCGAAATCAGTACCGGGGACGTGGCCTTCGGCCCGCTGGAACACGATTTTCCCCACAACAACGCCCTTGCCATCCGCCTGCTGGGACCGGAGGAAAGCGCGGCCCCTCTGGCCGAGCGCATCTACTTCTCCATCGGAGGCGGCTTCGTGCAGTATGCCGGGCAACCGGCCCCGACGCGCCGTGAGCCGGTCCACCCGTACGCGACGATGGCCGACATCAAACGGCTGGTGGCCGAGCACGACATCGGCCTGCACAAGCTCATGCTGGAAAACGAGATGGCCGTGACCGGCGCCGGCCAGGCCGCGATCCTGGCCGGACTCGACGCGGTGCTGGGGGCCATGGACGCGGCGGTGGCCGCCGGGCTGGCCACCGAGGGCGTCCTGCCCGGCCCCCTCGGCCTTTCGCGCAAGGCCAAACGGCTTCTCGAACGCAGCAGCCGGTCCCAAAGGCAACCGCACGACAGCGCCCTGACCCGACTGATCGCCTTCGCCTTCGCGGCCGCCGAGGAAAACGCCGCCGGCCACGTCATCGTGACCGCCCCGACCTGCGGCGCGGCCGGCATCATCCCGGCCGTGGCCCGCTTCATGCGCACCTACCTCGAACTCGCCGAGCACTCCATCCGGGAGGGACTCCTGGCTGCGGCGGCCGTCGGGTTTCTGGCCAAGCACAATGCCACCATTGCCGGCGCCGAAGGGGGCTGCCAAGCCGAGATCGGCGTCGCCTCGGCCATGGCCGCGGCCATGCTGGCCCATGGCATGGGCTATGGCGTGCGCGTGATGGAGAACGCGGCGGAAACGGCCCTGGAGCACCATCTGGGAATGACCTGCGATCCGGTCGGCGGGTATGTCCAGATCCCCTGCATCGAACGCAACGCCATGGGAGCGGTCAAGGCCTATGCCGCCTACCTGATCGCCTCGGACGAAATGCTCGCGCACCACAAGGTCGGCCTGGACCAGGCCATCGAGGCCATGCAGGCCACGGGACGGGACATGAATTGCAAATACAAGGAAACGGCCCAGGGCGGGCTGGCGGTCAGTGTCATCGCGTGTTGA
- a CDS encoding tetratricopeptide repeat protein gives MGSSQLTMDEALRLGNEFHRAGQFEDAERVYRAILAAQPHHPEANHDLGVLAVQAGKAALGLPFLKAALEARPGVGAYWLDLLEALLAAGQCDGARSVLDQGRRQGLAGPPVDDLAARLEKALERQSRLRALEDLFRAGSYAAMEAKAKEFLERFPESGKGWHLLGLSLVARGDGAAALEPLLRAVATLPNDVDLWDHLGSAYLHQGQPEQAANAFRRALALRPDYPSAHNNLGNALRELGQPQEAMASYRQALRCQPNHAMAHTNLGIVLQSQGQVQAALECHARALALAPANVEAHVNYANAQKELGHIEAAVAAYGRALALDPERLEARTNLLLLEAFSNRLTPQAFLAEARGLDRVLTGQADREGGAASLPRRARQGRRLRVGYVSGDLCGKHPVPFFLGPLLAAHDRRRVEVFLYPTQRARDDTTERLQHLGDHWSPLTGLTDRQAAKRVRADGIDVLVDLSGHTRYNRLGIFARRAAPVQAHYLGYCATTGLSAMDYWIGDSVLFPEGETPPYSETPWRLPRPYLCYDGREDLPGSAWTPRGNGEIWFGSFNHLSKIQDATLDLWSRILSALPEGKLLLKSGQLDHAANRERMLAAFEGRGIARDRLVLMGQTANWPAHMAAYDLVDVALDPVDAVSGVTTTCDALWMGVPVVTMAGDRLATRMAASLVSGLGHGDWVAATPEAYAGLAVALARDVAGRTGLRSGQRERMRASPLTDARDLARCLEEAYEAMARP, from the coding sequence ATGGGATCCAGCCAACTGACCATGGACGAGGCCCTGCGCCTGGGAAACGAGTTCCACCGGGCCGGACAATTCGAGGACGCGGAGCGCGTTTACCGGGCCATTCTGGCGGCCCAGCCCCACCACCCCGAAGCGAACCACGATCTGGGCGTGCTGGCTGTCCAGGCGGGCAAGGCCGCCCTTGGCCTGCCGTTTCTCAAGGCCGCCCTGGAAGCGCGGCCGGGGGTGGGAGCGTATTGGCTGGACCTCCTCGAAGCCCTGCTGGCCGCGGGACAGTGCGACGGGGCCCGCTCCGTGCTGGACCAGGGCCGGCGGCAGGGATTGGCCGGCCCGCCGGTGGACGATTTGGCCGCCCGGCTCGAGAAGGCCCTGGAGCGCCAGTCCCGGCTGCGCGCCCTGGAGGACCTGTTCCGGGCCGGGTCGTATGCCGCCATGGAGGCAAAGGCCAAAGAATTTTTGGAACGCTTTCCGGAGAGCGGCAAGGGATGGCACCTGCTGGGCCTGTCCCTGGTGGCGCGGGGTGACGGCGCGGCCGCCCTGGAGCCGCTCCTTCGGGCGGTCGCGACGCTTCCAAACGATGTCGATCTCTGGGACCACCTCGGCTCGGCCTATTTGCACCAGGGGCAGCCGGAGCAGGCGGCCAACGCCTTTCGCCGGGCCCTGGCCCTTCGGCCGGACTATCCCTCGGCCCACAACAACCTCGGCAATGCCTTGCGGGAGCTGGGGCAGCCCCAGGAGGCCATGGCCAGTTACCGCCAGGCCCTTCGGTGCCAGCCAAACCACGCCATGGCCCACACCAACCTCGGCATCGTGCTCCAGTCCCAGGGACAGGTGCAGGCCGCCCTCGAGTGCCATGCCAGGGCCCTGGCCCTTGCTCCGGCCAATGTGGAGGCCCACGTCAATTACGCCAATGCCCAGAAGGAGTTGGGACACATCGAGGCGGCCGTGGCCGCCTATGGCCGGGCCCTGGCCCTGGACCCAGAGCGGTTGGAGGCGCGCACCAACCTGCTGCTCCTGGAAGCCTTTTCAAACCGGCTCACGCCCCAAGCCTTCCTGGCCGAGGCCAGGGGCCTGGACCGCGTGCTGACCGGGCAGGCGGACCGGGAAGGCGGGGCCGCGTCCCTGCCCCGCCGGGCGCGGCAGGGACGGCGCCTGCGCGTGGGCTACGTGTCCGGGGATCTGTGCGGCAAGCATCCCGTGCCCTTTTTCCTCGGCCCGCTCCTGGCCGCGCACGATCGGCGGCGCGTCGAGGTGTTCCTCTACCCCACGCAACGCGCACGAGACGACACCACCGAGCGTTTGCAGCACCTGGGCGACCACTGGTCGCCCCTTACGGGATTGACCGACCGACAGGCGGCAAAACGCGTCAGGGCCGACGGCATCGACGTGCTGGTCGATCTCTCGGGCCACACCCGGTACAACCGCCTGGGGATTTTTGCCCGACGGGCCGCTCCCGTGCAGGCCCATTACCTCGGGTATTGCGCCACGACCGGGTTGTCCGCCATGGACTACTGGATCGGCGACAGCGTGCTCTTTCCGGAAGGGGAGACCCCGCCCTACAGTGAAACCCCCTGGCGGTTGCCCCGGCCCTACCTGTGCTACGACGGCCGGGAAGACCTGCCCGGGTCCGCCTGGACGCCGCGCGGCAACGGCGAAATATGGTTCGGCAGCTTCAACCACCTCTCGAAGATCCAGGACGCCACCCTGGATCTTTGGTCGCGGATTCTGTCGGCCCTGCCCGAGGGAAAACTGCTGCTCAAATCCGGGCAACTCGACCACGCCGCCAACCGCGAGCGCATGCTGGCCGCCTTCGAAGGCCGGGGCATCGCCCGGGACCGCCTCGTCCTCATGGGCCAGACCGCAAACTGGCCGGCGCATATGGCGGCCTATGACCTCGTCGATGTCGCCCTCGACCCCGTCGACGCCGTCAGCGGCGTCACCACCACCTGCGATGCCCTATGGATGGGCGTTCCGGTCGTGACCATGGCCGGGGACCGCCTGGCGACCCGCATGGCCGCTTCGCTCGTATCCGGCCTGGGACATGGGGATTGGGTCGCTGCCACCCCCGAGGCCTACGCCGGTCTGGCCGTGGCCCTGGCCCGGGACGTGGCCGGGAGGACCGGGTTGCGTTCCGGGCAGCGGGAGCGGATGCGGGCCAGTCCCCTCACCGACGCCAGGGACTTGGCGCGATGCCTGGAGGAGGCCTACGAGGCCATGGCCCGGCCATAG
- a CDS encoding ISL3 family transposase yields MKDTDLYSRILGLSDPWFVADVELDTAGGRVDVHVDHVAGVRWRCPTCGRELACRDHAEPRVWRHLDTCQFKTFLHARIPRVECPEHGVLQVRVPWAEAKGRFTLLMERLIIDVLRECATVSGTCRLMRISWDEAWNVMDRAVRRGQTRKKTTPARYLGIDEKAFRKGHDYMTVVCDLLGGTVEFVAQDRKTESLEDYYRQFTAQQLERIRAVAMDMWEPYFKATIKHVPDAAHKIVHDRFHIMQHVGQAVDKVRRQEHRELLRQEDERLKGTKYIWLYREENLPDKHRPTLEALKATNLKVAKAWAMKESLAGLWNYLSVGWAKRFMKRWLTWVRKSDLPPMRKVGEMLSRHLDNILTFCRHRITNGAAEGLNSKIMAIKRRACGYRNREHFKTAIYFFCGGLDLYPRQA; encoded by the coding sequence ATGAAGGACACGGACCTGTATTCTCGGATTCTGGGGCTGAGTGACCCGTGGTTTGTTGCCGACGTCGAGTTGGACACGGCGGGAGGCCGGGTGGACGTCCATGTTGATCATGTTGCCGGTGTCCGCTGGCGCTGTCCGACCTGTGGTCGCGAACTGGCTTGTCGGGATCATGCCGAGCCTCGGGTATGGCGTCACCTCGACACCTGCCAGTTCAAGACCTTCCTTCATGCCCGGATTCCGCGCGTCGAGTGCCCCGAGCACGGCGTGCTTCAGGTGAGAGTGCCTTGGGCCGAGGCTAAAGGGCGTTTTACCTTGCTCATGGAGCGCTTGATCATCGATGTGTTGCGCGAGTGCGCCACCGTGTCCGGCACCTGCCGGCTCATGCGGATCAGCTGGGATGAGGCCTGGAACGTCATGGATCGAGCCGTCCGGCGAGGGCAAACCAGGAAGAAGACCACCCCCGCACGCTATCTTGGTATCGATGAGAAGGCCTTCCGCAAAGGTCACGACTACATGACCGTGGTCTGCGACCTGCTTGGCGGAACAGTGGAGTTTGTGGCCCAGGATCGCAAGACCGAGAGCCTCGAGGACTATTACCGGCAGTTCACGGCGCAGCAACTCGAGCGCATCCGGGCCGTGGCCATGGACATGTGGGAACCGTACTTCAAGGCCACGATCAAGCACGTGCCCGATGCGGCGCACAAGATCGTCCATGACCGCTTTCACATCATGCAGCACGTGGGCCAGGCCGTGGACAAGGTCCGCCGGCAGGAACATCGCGAACTGCTCCGCCAGGAAGACGAACGCCTCAAGGGCACCAAGTACATCTGGCTTTACCGGGAAGAGAATCTGCCGGACAAGCACCGACCGACCTTGGAAGCCCTGAAGGCCACGAACCTGAAGGTGGCCAAGGCCTGGGCGATGAAAGAAAGCCTGGCCGGATTGTGGAACTACCTCAGCGTCGGCTGGGCAAAGCGGTTCATGAAACGCTGGCTGACCTGGGTGAGGAAGTCAGACTTGCCCCCGATGCGCAAGGTCGGGGAGATGCTCTCTCGGCATCTGGACAACATCCTGACCTTTTGCCGGCATCGGATCACCAACGGCGCGGCCGAGGGACTCAACAGCAAGATCATGGCCATCAAGCGCAGGGCGTGCGGGTACCGCAATCGGGAGCACTTCAAGACCGCTATCTACTTCTTCTGCGGCGGCCTGGACCTCTATCCTAGACAGGCCTGA
- a CDS encoding glycogen-binding domain-containing protein: MNEKEKEQARRETRRLAGYIAGLPRPEAPEDILPRVMARIQPKKQSRLKKFLRQWRRFTVGRTGRAVVAGGLASVALLLAGQLLAPGLNGSSGDQGPRSALGVLQEPTRAQLAKTAAGPSKEVTFVANMPGARQVVVMGSFNNWDPARHVMRKAPGSDLFTLTVPLPRGRYVYAFLVDGVLLQPDAGALIQEDDGFGNTNSVLVVDEGENRQHGRQSHERPL; the protein is encoded by the coding sequence ATGAATGAAAAAGAGAAAGAACAGGCCAGGCGGGAGACCCGGCGGCTGGCGGGATACATCGCCGGCCTGCCGCGCCCGGAAGCGCCGGAGGACATCCTGCCGCGGGTGATGGCGCGGATACAGCCCAAGAAGCAGTCCAGACTGAAGAAATTCTTGCGCCAGTGGCGACGCTTCACGGTCGGCCGCACCGGACGGGCCGTTGTGGCCGGCGGTTTGGCCTCCGTCGCCCTCCTCCTGGCCGGGCAACTGCTTGCCCCGGGGCTCAACGGGTCTTCCGGGGACCAGGGTCCCCGGTCCGCCCTGGGGGTGTTGCAGGAACCGACCCGCGCGCAACTTGCGAAAACGGCGGCCGGGCCGAGCAAGGAGGTCACCTTTGTGGCCAACATGCCCGGCGCGCGCCAGGTGGTCGTCATGGGATCCTTCAATAACTGGGATCCCGCCCGCCACGTGATGCGAAAGGCTCCGGGCAGCGACCTTTTCACGCTGACGGTCCCCCTGCCCCGGGGACGCTATGTCTACGCCTTCCTTGTGGACGGCGTGCTTTTGCAACCCGATGCCGGGGCGTTGATCCAGGAAGACGACGGTTTCGGCAACACCAACTCGGTCCTGGTCGTCGACGAAGGCGAGAACCGGCAACACGGCAGGCAATCCCATGAACGCCCGCTTTAG
- a CDS encoding RNA polymerase sigma factor, giving the protein MDQNDEAQLIEDILDGEAEAYAVLVRRYQGPIHALMARMCGDGEDARDLTQETFVVAYEKLDRFKCGARFFPWLYTIGLNLGRDHLRKKRHCEISSADLPEGFMENISDGLTSERLADWMDANTLVLAMDSLGLSTREALLLRYQEGMSINDISSALGLSVSAVKMRIARGLDRLRSLFVARGSGHAL; this is encoded by the coding sequence ATGGACCAGAACGATGAAGCGCAACTCATCGAGGATATTCTTGATGGGGAGGCCGAGGCCTATGCGGTCCTGGTCCGCCGTTATCAGGGGCCTATCCACGCGCTCATGGCCCGGATGTGTGGCGACGGCGAAGACGCCCGGGATTTGACCCAGGAGACCTTCGTGGTGGCCTATGAAAAATTGGATCGTTTTAAATGCGGCGCACGCTTTTTCCCCTGGCTCTATACCATCGGTCTGAACCTGGGCCGGGACCATCTCAGGAAAAAGCGGCACTGCGAAATTTCCTCTGCGGATTTGCCAGAGGGCTTTATGGAAAATATAAGCGATGGGCTGACCTCCGAGCGGCTCGCCGACTGGATGGATGCGAATACACTCGTATTGGCCATGGATAGCCTGGGCCTGTCGACACGAGAGGCCTTGTTGCTGCGCTATCAGGAAGGCATGTCGATCAATGATATCTCCAGTGCCTTGGGCCTTTCGGTCAGTGCGGTCAAAATGCGGATCGCACGCGGCCTCGATCGGTTGCGTTCCCTGTTCGTGGCCCGAGGAAGCGGACACGCGCTATGA
- a CDS encoding transporter gives MTIPTGQFDREGVINLGSNRWSTKHEICVAKGFGDRTWLELSGYALFSFDTDNALAYMVTPNTQVMTAFSTDAATSNGIRTSNIMVRLGFIF, from the coding sequence TTGACCATTCCGACCGGCCAATTCGACCGGGAAGGCGTCATCAATCTCGGGTCAAACCGTTGGTCCACCAAGCATGAAATCTGCGTTGCCAAGGGCTTTGGCGACCGGACGTGGCTCGAACTGTCGGGCTACGCCCTGTTCTCCTTCGATACCGACAATGCCCTCGCCTATATGGTGACGCCCAATACCCAGGTCATGACGGCGTTCAGCACCGACGCAGCCACTTCCAACGGCATTCGGACGAGCAACATCATGGTCAGGCTGGGCTTCATCTTTTAG
- a CDS encoding efflux RND transporter permease subunit: MLSKFFLDRPVFAWVIAIILLSLGGLSIYSMPIAQYPPIAPPSIAITAYYPGASAETVENTVTQIIEQKMTGLDGMLYLSGYSSSSGQARLEMTFTPGTDPDIAWSKVQNKLQLALASLPDEVQRSGVTVSKSTRNYLIVVGLVSEDGSMRGEDLRDYAQSTLEKVLSRVPGVGEVEEFGTQYAMRVWLNPNKLNSYNLTVDDVITALNAYNVEVSAGQFGGAPAVAGQHLNSPIIVQHLLQTPEEFADIPLRINQDGSMVRLKDVGRTELGSERSDIVGFYNGLPSAAMAIRQSAGANALATADAIKSKLEEVSHYFPPGMKVVYPYDTTPFTKVAIHEVVKTLFEAVVLVFLIMFLFMGNIRATLIPTIAVPVVLMGTFAVLNFCGFSINMLTMFAMVLAIGLLVDDAIVVVENVERIMSEEGLSPREATAKSMDEITSALVGIGLVLSAVFGPMAFFQGSTGVLYRQFSITLIASMMLSVVVALVLTPVLCATLLKPVPKGHESSENVVFFLRPFFRWFDRIFFRIRSVYVGLVGRSFSKATRYLIFYLAIVATVGFLFQRMPTSYIPDEDQGILTVQATLPSGTATLEQTQAVMKKVRDYFLEQEKDAVESFMDISGVSFGGQGQNMALGFVKLKDWDRRPGADLKVKAIAARAMKVFSTIKEAQVYAFPPPPVVELGMASGFDFELQDRGGLGHDKLMAARDKILDLARHDPRLVRVRPNGMEDVAEYHLDVDWDKAGALGVPISSIHTTISAAFGSSYVNNFVQGGRVKQVYVQADAPYRMQPQDLNRLYVRNNAGKMVPVSAFATGHWAVGSPKLERYNAFPSINLWGEPAPGHSTGEAMSLMEDFAAKLPQGIGFDWTGLSYQERMATSQGAILYAFSIFVIFLCVAALYESWTIPIVNMLMLPLGVLGAIVATSARGFPNDVYFQIGFLTTLGLSTKNAILIIQFIKERMGHGEGLIEATLGAVKTRFRPVMMTSLAFFFGVLPLAIANGAGAGAMNAIGTAVCGGMLSATFIDLIFIPLFFVLASRLFKQA, from the coding sequence ATGCTGTCGAAATTCTTTCTGGACCGACCCGTCTTTGCCTGGGTCATAGCCATCATTCTGCTGTCGCTGGGCGGGCTTTCCATCTACAGCATGCCCATTGCCCAGTATCCGCCCATCGCGCCGCCCTCCATCGCCATCACCGCCTATTATCCCGGTGCCTCGGCCGAGACGGTGGAAAACACCGTGACCCAGATCATCGAGCAGAAGATGACGGGCCTCGACGGGATGCTCTACTTAAGCGGCTACAGTTCCTCCTCCGGCCAAGCCCGGCTCGAAATGACCTTCACCCCGGGCACCGATCCGGACATCGCCTGGTCCAAGGTCCAAAACAAACTGCAACTCGCCCTGGCCAGCCTGCCCGACGAGGTGCAGCGTTCGGGAGTCACGGTCAGCAAGTCCACGCGCAACTACCTGATCGTGGTCGGGCTGGTCTCGGAAGACGGCAGCATGCGCGGCGAGGACCTGCGCGACTATGCCCAGTCCACCTTGGAGAAGGTTCTCTCCCGGGTGCCGGGAGTGGGCGAGGTGGAGGAGTTCGGCACCCAGTATGCCATGCGCGTCTGGCTCAATCCCAACAAGCTCAACAGCTACAACCTGACCGTGGACGATGTCATCACGGCCCTTAACGCCTACAATGTCGAAGTCTCGGCCGGTCAGTTCGGTGGAGCGCCGGCCGTGGCGGGCCAGCATCTCAATTCCCCCATCATCGTGCAGCATCTGCTGCAGACTCCGGAAGAGTTCGCCGACATCCCGCTGCGCATCAACCAGGACGGCTCCATGGTCCGCCTCAAGGATGTCGGTCGCACCGAACTGGGGTCCGAGCGCTCCGACATCGTGGGCTTCTACAACGGTCTCCCCTCGGCCGCCATGGCCATCCGCCAGTCCGCCGGCGCCAATGCCCTGGCCACGGCCGATGCCATCAAGAGCAAGCTGGAGGAGGTGAGCCACTATTTCCCCCCCGGCATGAAGGTCGTTTACCCCTACGACACCACCCCGTTCACCAAGGTGGCCATCCACGAGGTGGTCAAGACCCTGTTTGAGGCGGTAGTGCTCGTCTTTCTGATCATGTTTCTTTTTATGGGCAATATCCGGGCCACCCTGATCCCGACGATCGCGGTGCCGGTGGTCCTCATGGGAACGTTCGCGGTCCTCAATTTTTGCGGCTTTTCCATCAACATGCTGACCATGTTCGCCATGGTGCTGGCCATCGGCCTCCTGGTGGACGACGCCATTGTGGTGGTGGAAAACGTCGAGCGGATCATGTCCGAGGAGGGCCTGTCCCCCCGGGAGGCCACGGCCAAATCCATGGACGAGATCACGAGCGCCCTGGTCGGCATCGGCTTGGTGCTCTCGGCGGTATTCGGTCCCATGGCCTTTTTCCAGGGGTCCACCGGCGTGCTCTACCGCCAGTTTTCGATCACCCTCATTGCGTCCATGATGCTTTCGGTGGTGGTAGCCCTGGTCCTGACCCCGGTCCTTTGCGCCACGTTGCTCAAACCTGTGCCCAAGGGGCATGAGTCCTCGGAAAACGTGGTCTTTTTTCTTCGCCCCTTCTTCCGCTGGTTCGATCGCATCTTCTTCCGGATCCGATCCGTGTATGTGGGCCTGGTCGGCCGCTCCTTTTCCAAGGCCACACGCTACCTCATCTTCTACCTCGCGATCGTGGCCACGGTCGGCTTCCTGTTTCAGCGCATGCCCACCTCGTACATCCCGGATGAGGATCAGGGCATTCTGACTGTCCAGGCCACGCTGCCTTCGGGCACCGCCACCCTGGAGCAGACGCAGGCGGTCATGAAAAAGGTCAGGGACTATTTTTTGGAGCAGGAAAAAGACGCCGTGGAATCCTTCATGGACATCTCCGGCGTCAGTTTTGGCGGCCAGGGGCAAAACATGGCCCTGGGCTTCGTCAAACTCAAGGACTGGGACCGCCGCCCGGGGGCCGACCTCAAGGTCAAGGCCATCGCCGCCAGGGCCATGAAGGTCTTTTCCACGATCAAGGAAGCTCAGGTCTACGCCTTTCCGCCACCGCCGGTCGTGGAGCTCGGCATGGCCTCGGGCTTCGACTTCGAGTTGCAGGACCGGGGGGGCCTTGGCCACGACAAACTCATGGCCGCGCGCGACAAGATCCTCGACCTGGCCAGGCATGATCCGCGTCTGGTCCGGGTCCGGCCCAACGGCATGGAGGACGTGGCCGAATACCACCTCGACGTGGATTGGGACAAGGCCGGGGCCCTGGGCGTGCCCATAAGTTCCATCCATACCACCATCTCGGCGGCCTTCGGCAGCTCCTATGTCAACAACTTCGTCCAGGGGGGTCGGGTCAAACAGGTCTATGTCCAGGCGGATGCCCCCTATCGCATGCAGCCCCAGGACCTCAACAGACTGTACGTCCGCAACAACGCGGGCAAGATGGTGCCCGTGTCCGCCTTCGCCACGGGCCACTGGGCCGTCGGCTCGCCCAAACTCGAACGCTACAACGCCTTCCCCTCCATCAACCTCTGGGGCGAGCCAGCGCCCGGGCACAGTACCGGTGAGGCCATGTCCCTCATGGAGGACTTCGCCGCCAAGCTGCCCCAGGGCATCGGCTTCGACTGGACAGGCCTGTCCTACCAGGAGCGCATGGCCACCTCTCAGGGAGCCATTCTCTACGCCTTCTCCATTTTCGTGATCTTCCTTTGCGTGGCCGCCCTCTATGAAAGCTGGACCATCCCCATCGTCAACATGCTCATGCTGCCGCTTGGCGTACTCGGTGCCATCGTGGCCACGTCCGCGCGCGGCTTTCCAAACGACGTCTATTTCCAGATCGGCTTCCTGACGACACTTGGCCTCTCGACGAAAAACGCCATTTTGATCATTCAGTTCATCAAAGAGCGGATGGGGCACGGAGAAGGACTCATCGAGGCCACCCTGGGCGCGGTCAAAACCCGGTTCCGGCCGGTGATGATGACCTCGTTGGCCTTTTTCTTCGGAGTATTGCCCCTGGCCATCGCCAACGGGGCCGGCGCCGGGGCCATGAACGCCATCGGCACCGCAGTTTGCGGCGGCATGCTGTCCGCCACCTTCATCGACCTCATCTTCATTCCGTTGTTCTTCGTCCTGGCTTCGCGCCTGTTCAAGCAGGCCTGA